The window acttctaattttgatatgaactaaacacaccctatatgtTTCATGGGCATGGAAAGAAGTGGATCGATACCAACACATTTTCAGCCTCTAGATCCTCTTTGAAATACTTTCCATTGTgaagagtaattaattaattatcatcatGAGAGAGATGATGcgtgaaagaaagaaaaattaaaacgTACCCAGCAATCAGCACGTTAAGCAGGATGGTTGCACCAACGGCCAGCCCTGCCAGCTCCCCGATCTGCATCCATGCATATGGTCAACAGAATTATCACTTCAAAACTTTCAGATTAATCAGGATCAAATCGATCCTAATTAGTGGAGCAATCAAATTACAGATATATAGAAACTAATTAAACTAGATAATTAATTAGCGGAGGGAGCAATTAAATTAAATGAATTAAAATCGTGCTAGGTAGCTTACGGCTCGGTTGTCGGTGGCGACGCCGGAGATGACGAACATGAGGTAGAAGGTGATGATGAACTCGAGGACGAGCGACTGCACGTCGGAGCCGGCGGGGAGCGTGCCGGGGAAGTGCTCGTGGCGGCCGCCGAACATGAGCCGGagcgtgccggcggcgagggtggcgccCAGCATCTGCGCCGCCGCGTACGCCGGCACCTGCCGCCAAGGGAACCTCCGGCACGTCGCGAACGCCAGCGTCACCGCGGGGTTGAAGTGCGCGCCGGAGATGTGCCCCACGGCGtacaccatcaccatcaccgcCAGCCCCCACACGATCGCCACCCCCGGGAACGTGATCTGCCCGTTCTTGCTCTGGTTGATCGTCACCGCCCCGCACCCCGCGAAGATCAAGAAGTATGTCCCAAAGATCTCCGCGATGATCTACACCATGATCGATCAATGCGCGCGCCCGCCATTGTCAAGATCAAGAACTCTCAAGatcaggaggaagaagaagacatgaaatgatgatcacctTCTGGATGAAAGGGACGGAGAAGGCGAGGCCGCAGCCCtggccgtcggcggcgaactCCTCCTGCTTCCTGCCTTCCTCCATGGCTCTCTGCTCGTGACCTGAGCCGCCATTGGTGGTCTGGGAGTTGTTGTCACCTcctgccatctctctctctctctctctctctctctctctctctctacagaTGCAGGTGAgtagagaaagaagaagaagaagaaggatacAACTGCAATGGCAATGGATTCGCCGATGACCCGGGCTCCTATTTATTGGCGCCAAGCAAGCTaagatctctctctctttctctctccttccaTGGCAGCAGCTGATGCTGCTACTGCGGATAGTAATCACTTTCCAAGCCGTTTGGATTGACCGAGCCCACTTTAATCTCCTGGTTGTTGGTGTGCTCCGTTAACTGCTGGTGATTATCCATTTAATTTAATCGTGATCAGGGATTAATTGATTAGTATCTGTTTGGTTTGTTTGGCGTGTCAAAAAAGAGGATTATCTGTTGGTCCAATGAGAGGCCGAAGGGAGTAACAAAATTGGGATTCAAAGCCCACCTACCCACCAGTGGCAGAGTCGACAATCAAGTGAAACTCTTCACAAATGTTTTACTGGAGGCACAGTTGATGGAAGACCGTCAGAAAGTATGGCTAATCGACAAGCCCGGGAATCCCCTGGCAAAATTTTCATCATGTCATATTGAATGTTTGACATAtttatagagtattaaatataaacgaaaaaataactaattacataaattacgtgtaaattgtgagacgaaccTTTTAAGCCCAATTGCTCCATGattaatttgacaatgtggtgctacagtaaacatttgctaatgacagattaattaggcttaataaatttgtctcacagtttacagtcggaatctgtaatttgttttattattagaccctgtttagatggggctaaaacttttaagtccctatcacatcggatgtttggacactaattataaatattaaacgtagactattaataaaacccatccataatcttggactaattcgcgagacgaatctattgagactaattaatccatgattagcctatgtgatgctacagtaaacattctctaattatggattaattaggcttaaaaaaattgtctcacaaattagctttcatttatgtaattagttttgtaagtagtctatatttaatactctaaattagtgtctaaatacagagactaaagttaagtccctggatccaaacaccaccttagtctacgtttaatactttaaatatgtgtccgtatatctgacgtaacacgctaaaactttacacacATCATGCCATCATGGATCTAAACATCCCCATAGTACTGAATAGTTGAGTAAATTCCCAAactatatataactttttttctataaaaatataaagaaaACTATTACTCCCCCATCCAAGTATAAGGTTTTTTCTGATCCAAATTTTATACCATAGTTTAAGAGGATTATTGTAATGATTTCCATGGTTCCCATTATTTTCAATGATGCTTGGAAAGGAAATATGAACAATATAAAATTTATGATTAATATCTGAAGTGACTAAAATGGAATCTCTCGAGCTAACCTTAATATTGGCTAAACAACTTATAAATCTTTATATTTTTGGAACAGAGAGAgtaaattattttcttttcaaaaaatacACATGTACACCCACGACAATAGATTTGTGCCTACATTGCATGCATATATTCTTTAATGGATAATTTTACCATTCTTGAGAAGGTACCGGGaggtactatattttttatttctagtataaaatttggtacctctaggTAGTAAGTATcttgaggtaccaaaattttagtataaaATCTTGGTACCTCCAGGTACTTTCTCAATAACTATAAAATTTCTCTCCTTTAATAATACAGTACACCCTTTCAAAGTAGGCTCAAGAAACAGAAGGCAACGATAAATAATCCATGACCAAAAACTACAATATTGTCAGCTATGCATGAAAGTCATGACAAATAGACTCATCGATTGGGGAAGAGTCCTACTGCGATGCTCCCCCATAAATGAACCATTGATCACATTTAATCAAAAGATTCAGATCTATTTATACTATCATTCTAGTTAGCAGCAGTGGAAACGTAGAGGGGCATCATTGTAAAGAAAAAGTGCGAATGAATATAATCCTCAATTAGCAGTAACTAaactttttttccttctttcttttttggctTTTTGGTAGAATATGAGCGATGCCAACACAATGGATGACCACATATCGATCTGGGCAGGGAAAAACCTAAATGGCAAAGTTACCAATCATCATTATACTAGTAAATTACCGATATACCCTTAATAACGAATGGTACCGGTAGAGAGCACCGGTGCATCACTCATCGGGAAAAACATTAGCGATGTAGGGGTGGAATCGTGGGTACATGACTCCAACCgctaggattcaaatcctagtACCCACGAATATTGTACATATGCAGGTGTGCTTTTAACGGAATTTTAGTAAAATCATGGATGTGCTGATTTCAGTCTCTTTGAGAGTGTGCTAAAAGACGCATTCGTGGGTGTGTGAGTGTGGATGTTGCGTGTATAGTGGTGTTTGTGCGTGTGCGTCTGCAGtgtaatcgaaaaaaaaaaactcatcgaTCATTCACACTAGTGGAGTGTACCAGATAAATTTTCGTCGATCTCCGACAATTTTTTGCCATTCTAATTAATTTTCAAGATGGGATTGAAGAGTGTTGAGATACCCAGAAGGATATGATCGTACGGCAGAAAAAGCATggccaatgaaaaaaaaaacgagcttTTGTGTTGGACAAATAATGCACGGCCATGGCTCTGTGAATCCTCTTGTCGCCAAGTTAAAAGTTGCAATAAATCGTCGATCGGCACATTAACTTTCAACGTCTCCCAGTAAATGCGAGTGCTTTATGGCGATCCAACAAACTGGTATGGCCATGCCTTAATTggtttagtttttatttttgaatctTGATTGGTCTAATTTAATTGTGAAATAAATAGCTCGGCTCCTATTACGGTGAAATAAATGCCGTCCGATTGTtaaatttaaatcatatattcacatgtatactatatactccctccgtactcgtaaaagtAAATCGTTTAAGAAAATGTTTAAGTTAAActttgagaatataaatcataaataattctcaagttgttgagtttgaaaatgtaaaaattatatgaatagatttgtcttggaaaatactttcataaaagtatacatatatcactttttaataaatattttttatagaaataagaagtcaaagttgtgttttggagaccgtgtcgctgtacAAAACGACTTCCtctacgagtacggagggagtacatgagaTTTTCTGGCATTTCTCATAAGTAAATCATACatggtatatactccctccatttaaaAACAGAGAGATTTTAGTTTTATCGTAAATCAAACTTATCTAACTTCAAATATAAAAGCACACCAATACAttaaacaccaaattagtttcattaaaataaatattgaaaTATGTGCCTTGATAGCTTATTTATTGGTATCACAattgttaatatatttttctataaccTAGTTAAAATTAGAGAAATTTCACTTACACAAAACTAAAACCTCCTATAGTTTAGAACGAGTGAATACTCTTTAACTTTGAGGCTGCATTAATTTGTAATTATGCATTTTTGTTCTTAGTTTTGacaatatttgtaattagaatCCATGCATTCTAAAAAAACTATTTAATTAAGCGAATTGGTGTACTTCACCTTCACCTAGTTAGGTTTCTTGCGGTGGAATCTATCCATCCTGGCTCATGTCCTAAACTTGAGATGGATACTTATATGTACGGTTAATTATTCTATAGTAGAAGCCAACAACAAGATACTCATCATGACTTCATCGGTCAGAAGATATAGACGTGGGTAGGGCTGAAAAAACTCGATTAGCTACCTCGGTGGCTCGGTTCAAAATTGCTCGCCATGATttgatctttttcttttaaaaaaatattcaattgTAAACGAAAGTTATTTGCGCTTTGGCTTGGCTCCTTACTTCATTAACAAGAATAGGCACAATTGAtagataaaaatataataaactagaaaaaaatgcccgtgtgttgcaatgggtgaagtctattttaatcttgttatatggtttagttaagatgaaattcactgtgggagtttgcttggatatatatatttttagaaaatcatgagctgtagttaggagtccgatcgtctcaagttagcatacgagtttttttaaaacatatttcttgtatgattccttctgtattaccaaaagtgaacgatcttaaaaaccgactcaaacacaaaTGACTAACCgcgaaaacatcttcaatttttataatcgactcaaacacggatgacggacCGCGGATAGAAACATCTTTAATTATTATAATAgtaatagatatatagatatagatatagatatagatatagatattgaTTATAGGAAAATAACTTTGAAGAATGCTAGATAAAAAGTTGACCAAAAGCTTCTTTTGCACCGGAAGTGCGGGTGTATGCTTTCATACAAGTGAGTGTATATCAGTCGGTACTatgtttcgaaaaaaaaaaacaaagacacgagggtagcatgcatgcatccacggTGTGTACTATATTAAGATGAATTGTGCGCATAATTAAGCACGTACGCGTACGTCCACACATAATAAGCATTGGTGCGAAATTTCAAATTTATGCTTGCTTCGAAAATTAAGATTGATTGAAATTTGGAAGTTTCGCACCAATGCTTGCTTTCATTTGGAAGTTTCGCACCAATGCTTGCTTTcatagttcacgctaaaattggaagtttgattgaaattggaacgatgcgatgaaaaagttagaagtttatgtatgtaggaaagttttgatgtgatagaaaagttggaagtttgaagaaaaaattgagaactaaactcggcctcatTAAActataggatgtgtcacatccaactaaaatctcttattatgggacggagggtaTAAGGTTGTACTATGTTATTTTTCAAAAGTTAAGGGTTAGGTGAGATGATTTTCTTCACTACTAAATTACAAATCGTTAGGCGCTCTAAATAAGTTTTCACAGGCAGATAGATTATCGTTCGGAACTAAAGGCCACTGAGAATCGACAATGTTTGTAGGTTTTTCCACACCCACCCATCAGGCTGACCTATGaaagcctttttttttatgcaaaaaataaaataaaaatctaaaaaatctAGTAGTCGTTGCTCCCCGTATCCATCATGAGCTCCTTGCCAGATCCGTCGTCATCACCTGAGCTCCTAGAATTGGAGCTGCATACTAGCCCCCATCCCCCCTCCCCAATCGCAATCGCCAGATCTGGCAACCTGTTATACCCACCACCACAGTATGTGGATGACCCCTCGCGGTCATCGTTGTACGTGGTTGGGGTCACCATCATTCTCGTAGCCTTGCGATCACCGCCGCTGGTAATTATTATGGTCGAAGTCATGGATCTAGAGCAGCTCATGAGTCGCCGCCCCGTAGGATCGGCCAATGGTGGTCGATCCGGTGCTCCCAAGCACCGCCGTTGCAAGATCTGCTTCCTCTAACCGCATCTGCCTTTTGCCTTTTTCCCGTTCGCTTTGAGTGCAGTCATATTTCACCCAGAGCGTCAGGACCAGATCTAATACGTTGAGGAAGACTGAAGCAACGGCGATACCACTGGTAGGAAAGGATGAAAGGCCGAGGAGGGGGTgttgggagagagagaagacggGAGTGGAGGTGAGGAGAGGCCGAGGAGAGGGCAGAGATATCAAGGAAATGAGCGAGAGTGGAGACAGAGGAGGTCACTTGTATGGTGGAAATGAGCGAGAGTGGAGACAGAGGAGGTCACTTGTATGGTGGTGTTGTAGATTTTTAATAGGGTATCTATTTATTACGTGGAAGGTGCCAAAGTTTTGTAGCGGTGCTTTTCAGTCATCTTATTGGTtaagttcaaatttgaactaATTAGTTTATTAGAATATTAGATTTCCGTATATTGAAACTGGTTCGTAGAAATGTTTACTCCCTcataaaaaaaacccaacctagGATATGATGTGACCTAATCCaagactatgaatctggactgATTCATATAATAGATCACATCCTATATatctaggttgatttttttaaggacTGAGggaatatattattatatatagattttaattagaaaaaattATAGTATTTTAAACAGAGAAAGTACTGTGCAAAGCAAtagccgccgacgacgacggacggCATGCAGCAACAACCGCAGCAAATGCAGCGGGAGTGTACAGGTGCGAAGCTGGCTGGAGTCGCAAACAAAGGCCTCTCATCTCACTGGCCGCCCGTACGTGCTTCATTCAGTAATAATGGCGGCTAAGCTTGCTTGCCAGGACGAGATCGAGCAGCCAGCCTGCAGGGCGCCATTGCCATCGCCAAAATGGAGAAAATATAGTTAGCTGCTGGCGAGGCAGGCAACCCGTGTTGGGAGGAGGCCATTGATAAGCCGAAAACCTTGGTGCATGTATGCGTGTGTGTTCTCGCATAATTAATCAGTAATGCTCATCATATTATTAATGCTGTACATGTACTCCCTAGCTAGAGCTAGTACCTAGTAGTATGCATATTGGATCATCAGTATTTGCGCGTGGTCATTAAATCCTTAAACCTAACACTTCAATTGTCATCCACGATCTGGGTCCGTTAATCACTTGTTATTACGCACACTACGGAGTGGCTTGAATCGTACTAGCTAGTAcaggcttgttttttttttcttttgttttgttttcctttCGATCATCTTCATGCAGGGACCTTATTGACTACTGTACTTGGATAGTTCGATCCGACTGCTAGCCAATCGCTCTATTCAATCGACTAGTTCGGTCGATCGCCGGTCGGCACTGCCAGCCTTGATAACCAATAGTTAAGGGGGCTGTTTGGTTCACTCCCTCACTTTATCAAACTTTGCTATACTTTTTAAGATATATGTTTGTTTCACTTTCAAACTCGTGGCATGCCACAGTTTTTTAATTcaaaggcccacatgtcatacaacTATTTTTTAGCCAAACCATGTCTAAGGCGTGGCCATCAATTTATAAGTCACATATTTGGCTAGATTACATATTTGGCTAAGTTTGGCAAGAAGGTTTGGTAATGTTTGGGAGGGAACCAAACAACTCCTTAACCTTTACTATAGTTCTGTTGTTGGGGGACGACATCAGGAGGGGATGAAATcaggcgctgacgtcagcgcccaatttacgtgcaaaattaatttaaattgatttttctcttaaattacttatccaaatcatgatccgattgcaccattaaattcgttgcaattaaatcttcaaaacaagaccacacatggatatattccgacgaaaattttttttagcttattattgaattatttttaaatgttgcacgatgttccaccaggtatatcggaattgtttcactaagtagatcaaaaatgtcactcgtttaaatcgggtgttgttttaccttatataaaaacaatgtttcagcaaatagcgaaagaatgtttcagttcactgcaatatttgatccatacatagtgaaacattacaAGTACActaagtgaaacatttttcggtggaacaaaaaataaaatgaattcccttaataggaggtttccaaaatatgtggttttttttgttgcaatggaatatttcagttcactgcaatattagatctatatatagtgaaacattgtgagtacactaggtgaaacattttttatggaaaaaaaaataaaccgaatttccttaatagaggggttccaaaatatgtgggtttttttgttgcaatagagtTGTTTGTGTGTGGACACGTGGTGGGCCAGGGGAGTGCAGACATGCACGCGCACGCGGGGGGCGGGGGGAGCGCCTGATTTTTCCTCCCCCCGCCCGGTCGCCCGGTGCACAGCATTATCCCTATTGTTGGTTTGGTTTCACTTACTCACTGCTGAAAAAGCGATTTTCACGGATGAGGTGCTTATGTTTTTTCAAGCGAAGATATTTTCTTTTAGCAGAAATCCGCCTGCAAAATGTGTGGGTGGggggtggtggggggggggggggttgatgATGGCGGTCCACATGTGAAGATCAAGGAACATGACTAGTCAtggccaaattttaaatttgtttttttctccaaaaaaaTGGTGATATTATTAATTAAATAAAGTGATTACAATTCCGGAGGCACAAGATTGATCATAAATATAAACTAAGAAGGTAGCCCGTATATTCACGCGTGCATATATCATAGGCTGCATTTGAGATACTTGTAAGTAATAGACCGATTGTATTAGAATGTCGTATTTGTTATATAGCAAACTATAGGCATGTGGATCTAGGCCTGCCACTCGGTATTCATTACCCATCCGATATCCATACCCACATTATTTATGTAGGGTATAGGTAAACAAATTTACCCATTTAAAATTTGGATTTGTGGAGTGTATTACCTATTTTACCCACTTTGTACATACCCATTTTCTATGCGTAAAACTTGCACCTAAAATTTTTAAACTCTCATTCACATTACAAAATCTTATCAAATTTGACTTTAATTTGGAGGGATGATTTCTGAAAGAGcaattttgtacaaa of the Oryza sativa Japonica Group chromosome 2, ASM3414082v1 genome contains:
- the LOC4328814 gene encoding aquaporin NIP1-1, with the translated sequence MAGGDNNSQTTNGGSGHEQRAMEEGRKQEEFAADGQGCGLAFSVPFIQKIIAEIFGTYFLIFAGCGAVTINQSKNGQITFPGVAIVWGLAVMVMVYAVGHISGAHFNPAVTLAFATCRRFPWRQVPAYAAAQMLGATLAAGTLRLMFGGRHEHFPGTLPAGSDVQSLVLEFIITFYLMFVISGVATDNRAIGELAGLAVGATILLNVLIAGPISGASMNPARSLGPAMIGGEYRSIWVYIVGPVAGAVAGAWAYNIIRFTNKPLREITKSGSFLKSMNRMNSST